A single genomic interval of Bacteroidia bacterium harbors:
- the pheT gene encoding phenylalanine--tRNA ligase subunit beta produces the protein MKISYKWLSEYVDLKGLDVDQLSSVLTGCGLEVEGVEEFQSVKGGLKGLVIAEVLEKWPHPGADRLNLTKVKFGEGEPVQVVCGAPNVAAGQKVVFAPVGTMVYPLEGDPFEIKRAKIRGEESLGMICAEDEIGLGKSHDGIIVLPDDAPVGVLAAKYFNLENDTVMEVAILPNRCDAASHIGVLKDLVAALNSASRQDGKVDAYSINYPKADLDVNTLPNQNPILIQVEESGLCPRYSGLYLSGIQVGPSPEWLRQRLESIGQKSINNVVDVTNFVLHETGQPLHAFDAETIAGNKVVVRKAVAGEKFTTLDGKERILNGEELMICDTEKPMVIAGVFGGLNSGVSEATTKVFLESAYFDPSSIRRTSKAHGIKTDSSFRFERGTDPNATVSVLLRAADLLCKVCGGRVESAVQDVYPTEVLPASIRLEWSYLDVLLGVALDRKEVSQVLLDLGFKIREQSSAYLELLVPTAKNDVTRAADVVEEIIRIYGPNR, from the coding sequence ATGAAAATTTCTTACAAGTGGTTATCTGAATATGTGGATTTGAAAGGCTTGGATGTGGATCAGCTAAGTTCTGTTTTAACCGGTTGTGGATTGGAGGTTGAGGGGGTAGAAGAGTTTCAGAGCGTTAAGGGAGGATTGAAAGGTTTGGTAATAGCGGAGGTTTTGGAGAAGTGGCCACATCCGGGTGCTGATCGTTTAAATTTAACAAAAGTAAAATTTGGTGAAGGCGAGCCGGTTCAGGTAGTATGTGGTGCACCGAATGTTGCGGCCGGACAAAAAGTGGTTTTTGCCCCGGTAGGTACTATGGTGTATCCATTGGAGGGAGATCCATTTGAAATAAAGCGAGCTAAAATTAGGGGGGAGGAATCATTAGGGATGATATGTGCGGAAGATGAGATTGGCCTTGGCAAATCGCATGATGGAATAATTGTGTTGCCGGATGATGCTCCGGTTGGAGTTTTGGCGGCCAAGTACTTTAATTTGGAGAATGATACAGTGATGGAAGTTGCAATTTTGCCTAATCGTTGCGATGCTGCTTCCCATATTGGTGTTTTAAAGGATTTGGTTGCTGCATTAAATTCTGCATCCAGGCAGGATGGGAAAGTTGATGCGTATAGCATAAATTATCCGAAAGCTGATTTAGATGTTAATACTTTACCAAATCAAAATCCAATACTAATTCAGGTAGAAGAATCCGGTTTATGTCCGAGATATTCCGGGCTGTATTTAAGTGGCATTCAGGTAGGCCCCTCTCCGGAATGGTTGAGACAAAGGTTAGAAAGTATTGGTCAAAAATCTATCAACAATGTGGTGGATGTAACCAATTTTGTTTTGCATGAAACAGGACAACCATTGCATGCTTTTGATGCGGAAACCATTGCAGGCAACAAGGTTGTGGTACGTAAAGCTGTAGCAGGTGAAAAATTCACTACACTTGATGGAAAAGAGAGAATCTTGAATGGAGAAGAGTTAATGATTTGTGATACCGAGAAGCCAATGGTTATTGCAGGTGTATTTGGAGGGTTGAATTCAGGGGTAAGCGAAGCTACTACTAAGGTTTTTCTGGAAAGTGCTTATTTTGATCCCAGCTCCATTCGGAGGACTTCCAAGGCGCATGGGATAAAAACGGACAGTTCATTTCGATTTGAGCGAGGAACAGATCCGAATGCCACTGTTTCAGTATTACTAAGGGCGGCAGATTTGTTGTGTAAGGTTTGCGGAGGAAGGGTAGAATCGGCGGTTCAGGATGTTTATCCTACGGAAGTACTTCCTGCTTCCATACGCTTGGAATGGTCGTATTTGGATGTACTATTAGGAGTTGCTTTGGACAGAAAAGAAGTTAGTCAGGTATTATTGGATTTAGGATTTAAGATTCGGGAGCAGAGTTCTGCTTATTTGGAGTTATTGGTTCCAACCGCCAAGAATGATGTAACCAGAGCAGCAGATGTTGTAGAAGAAATTATTCGGATATATGGGCCAAATCG